From Actinoplanes oblitus, a single genomic window includes:
- a CDS encoding Lrp/AsnC family transcriptional regulator, with protein sequence MTEQFVQLDELDAHLVELLAAEPRIGVLELSRRLSVARGTVQARLDKLTTRGAIKGFGPEVVPAMIGFGVMSFVTLEISQRYGHDAVASHLAEIPEVLEAHTITGSGDILCRIVARSNADLQRVIDKIVGYEGIRRAHTIIALAELIPYRTVPLTKAATVI encoded by the coding sequence TTGACCGAGCAATTTGTTCAGCTCGACGAGCTGGATGCGCACCTGGTCGAATTGCTCGCCGCCGAGCCGCGGATCGGCGTGCTGGAGCTGTCCCGCCGCCTGTCGGTGGCCCGCGGCACGGTCCAGGCCCGCCTCGACAAGCTCACCACCCGCGGCGCGATCAAGGGCTTCGGGCCGGAGGTCGTCCCGGCCATGATCGGGTTCGGGGTGATGAGCTTCGTGACCCTGGAGATCAGCCAGCGGTACGGGCACGACGCCGTGGCGAGCCACCTGGCCGAGATCCCGGAGGTGCTGGAGGCGCACACGATCACCGGGAGCGGTGACATCCTGTGCCGGATCGTGGCCCGCTCCAACGCCGACCTGCAGCGGGTGATCGACAAGATCGTCGGCTACGAGGGGATCCGCCGGGCGCACACGATCATCGCGCTGGCCGAGCTGATTCCGTACCGGACGGTCCCGTTGACAAAGGCGGCAACTGTTATATAA
- the hppD gene encoding 4-hydroxyphenylpyruvate dioxygenase, whose translation MSSLTKEKDVFPVKGVDHLRFLVGNARQAAHFYSTAFGMRCVAYRGPEQGYRDHAEYVLVSGGAKFVLTGMVHAGAPGAEHVTKHGDGISDIALEVPDVDAAYQHATSAGARGVTEPYDVKDEHGTVRMAAIASYGDTVHTLIDRSGYDGPFLPGFVTRDPIVAVRPKRFFQAIDHVVGNVELGKMDEWVEFYRKVMGFTNMAEFIGDDIATDYSALMSKVVADGTRKVKFPLNEPAISQRKSQIDEYLEFYGGPGAQHVALATNDILTTVDAMRGAGVEFLNTPDSYYDDPELRARIGQVRVPIEELKKRRILVDRDEDGYLLQIFTAPVQDRPTVFFELIERHGSLGFGKGNFKALFEAIEREQERRGNL comes from the coding sequence ATGAGCTCGCTGACCAAGGAGAAAGACGTCTTCCCGGTGAAAGGCGTCGACCACCTGCGCTTCCTCGTGGGCAACGCCCGGCAGGCCGCCCACTTCTACTCCACCGCGTTCGGGATGCGTTGCGTCGCCTACCGCGGTCCGGAGCAGGGCTACCGTGACCACGCCGAGTACGTGCTGGTCAGCGGCGGCGCCAAGTTCGTGCTCACCGGCATGGTGCACGCCGGCGCGCCCGGCGCCGAGCACGTGACCAAGCACGGTGACGGCATCTCGGACATCGCCCTGGAGGTGCCGGACGTCGACGCGGCGTACCAGCACGCCACGTCGGCCGGCGCGCGCGGCGTGACCGAGCCGTACGACGTCAAGGACGAGCACGGCACGGTCCGGATGGCGGCGATCGCCTCGTACGGCGACACCGTGCACACGCTGATCGACCGCTCCGGCTACGACGGGCCGTTCCTGCCCGGCTTCGTGACCCGCGACCCGATCGTGGCGGTCCGCCCGAAGCGCTTCTTCCAGGCCATCGACCACGTGGTCGGCAACGTCGAGCTGGGCAAGATGGACGAGTGGGTGGAGTTCTACCGCAAGGTGATGGGCTTCACCAACATGGCGGAGTTCATCGGCGACGACATCGCCACCGACTACTCCGCGCTGATGTCCAAGGTCGTCGCGGACGGCACCCGTAAGGTCAAGTTCCCGCTCAACGAGCCGGCCATCTCGCAGCGCAAGTCGCAGATCGACGAGTACCTGGAGTTCTACGGCGGTCCCGGCGCCCAGCACGTCGCGCTGGCCACCAACGACATCCTGACCACCGTCGACGCGATGCGCGGAGCGGGCGTGGAGTTCCTGAACACGCCGGACTCGTACTACGACGACCCGGAGCTGCGGGCCCGGATCGGTCAGGTGCGGGTGCCGATCGAGGAGCTGAAGAAGCGCCGGATCCTGGTGGACCGGGACGAGGACGGTTACCTGTTGCAGATCTTCACGGCCCCGGTGCAGGACCGGCCCACCGTATTCTTCGAGTTGATCGAGCGGCACGGCTCCCTCGGTTTCGGCAAGGGCAACTTCAAGGCGCTCTTCGAGGCCATCGAGCGGGAGCAGGAGCGGCGCGGCAACCTGTGA